One window of the Eschrichtius robustus isolate mEscRob2 chromosome 13, mEscRob2.pri, whole genome shotgun sequence genome contains the following:
- the ART4 gene encoding ecto-ADP-ribosyltransferase 4 gives MKLQGRRSAFNTNKCCPLTNRCRRILLPNTAAPEVRIWLLRGQLPLLLLCSSLQRPTVAVKIDFDLAPSSFDDQYQGCSQQVMEDLIQGDYFTKELESGRNYHRVWQRAHLTWLRQGKALPENMTITHAVAILVYSLNDSVRSDFSRAMASAAGSPQQYKHSFHFKYLHYYLTTAIQLLRKEIVTRNDSLCYEVHHEVKGVYLEAPMGATIRFGQFLSTSLLREEAQKFGDQTLFTILTCLGAPVQDFSLKKEVLVPPYELFEVVNTSYHPRGNWLQLRSTGTQSTYNCQLLKASSKKCIPTPVVIASLSFLTCVIISSKSRA, from the exons ATGAAGCTGCAAGGGCGAAGAAGTGCTTTTAACACCAACAAATGCTGCCCTTTGACCAACAGATGCAGAAGGATTCTTCTCCCAAATACTGCAGCCCCCGAGGTGAGAATCTGGCTCCTAAGAGGGCAACTTCCTCTCCTGCTGCTGTGCTCAAGTCTGCAGAGACCCACG gTCGCAGTTAAAATTGACTTTGACTTGGCACCAAGTTCCTTTGATGATCAGTACCAAGGCTGCAGCCAACAAGTCATGGAGGACCTGATTCAAGGGGATTATTTTACAAAAGAACTAGAATCTGGTAGGAATTACCACAGGGTCTGGCAACGTGCACACTTAACCTGGTTGAGACAAGGAAAAGCTCTCCCTGAGAACATGACTATTACACATGCTGTGGCCATCTTGGTTTATTCGTTGAACGACAGTGTTCGTTCAGACTTCTCCAGAGCCATGGCCAGTGCTGCTGGGTCTCCCCAGCAATATAAACATTCATTCCATTTCAAATATCTACACTACTACCTGACCACGGCAATCCAGCTGCTGAGGAAAGAGATTGTCACAAGGAATGACTCTCTGTGTTATGAGGTGCACCATGAGGTGAAGGGCGTTTACTTGGAAGCCCCCATGGGTGCCACCATTCGCTTTGGCCAATTCCTCTCCACCTCTCTCCTGAGAGAAGAGGCACAGAAGTTTGGGGACCAAACTCTATTTACCATATTGACCTGCCTGGGGGCACCTGTACAAGACTTCTCTCTCAAGAAGGAGGTCCTGGTCCCTCCCTATGAGCTGTTTGAAGTTGTAAATACGAGCTACCACCCAAGAGGAAATTGGTTGCAATTGCGGTCAACTGGGACCCAGAGCACGTATAACTGTCAGCTGCTAAAAG